Proteins encoded together in one Lysinibacillus sp. FSL K6-0232 window:
- a CDS encoding IS1380 family transposase: MIRLPQTTLHFNHQLKLTHDGGELSSDTGQFIFREFDEKIGFSKTIAKHLHLKDERSYCIHDNMELLRQKIYQLIAGYHEDDAADTLTHDPVFTRVLGKPALASQPSLSRFFKRFDKQALQQLQAANQELLDRVHQLRQSTTLLIDLDSSHADTYGKQENASYNSHYGTVGFHPLVAFDGFTGDFLKAQLRPGNRYTSNGVVEFVRPLLDHYNENFPETTTLVRGDSGFAVPDLYKLCEDESVYYIIRLKSNARLKALAEELHPTSEIRDVTKAERYVEESIYQAGSWNTSRRIIIQSTRPAGELFFTHAFFVTNLSETAFSPEAILTSYQKRGAMENFIKEAKDGFGFDQMKSHDFQVNEARMMISLLAYNLTNWLRTLTFPSAKNGLQIQTIRTRLIKVASKLVKSGRYLHFKLASSFVYARFFSDILTRVQQLSTN, from the coding sequence ATGATTAGATTACCGCAAACAACACTTCATTTCAATCACCAACTGAAATTAACTCACGATGGAGGTGAGCTTTCTTCTGATACAGGCCAATTTATCTTCCGTGAGTTCGATGAAAAAATCGGCTTTTCCAAAACAATCGCCAAACACCTTCACTTAAAAGATGAGCGTTCTTACTGTATCCATGACAATATGGAACTTCTTCGTCAAAAAATATATCAGCTCATCGCAGGCTATCACGAGGATGACGCAGCGGATACATTAACGCACGATCCAGTTTTCACGCGTGTACTTGGAAAACCAGCACTTGCATCTCAGCCATCTTTATCTCGATTTTTCAAACGCTTTGACAAACAGGCACTCCAACAACTTCAAGCGGCGAATCAAGAACTACTGGACCGGGTGCATCAGTTACGTCAATCGACGACTCTTTTAATTGATCTGGATTCGTCTCATGCGGATACATATGGCAAGCAAGAAAATGCCTCATACAATAGCCATTACGGCACAGTCGGCTTTCATCCACTCGTTGCGTTTGACGGCTTCACCGGTGATTTTTTAAAAGCGCAGCTACGCCCAGGGAATAGGTATACATCAAACGGTGTCGTGGAATTTGTCCGCCCTTTACTGGATCATTACAACGAAAACTTTCCCGAAACGACAACACTCGTGCGTGGTGATAGCGGCTTCGCAGTACCCGACTTATACAAACTTTGCGAAGATGAATCGGTCTATTACATCATTCGTTTAAAGTCGAACGCCAGACTGAAAGCACTTGCGGAAGAACTACATCCAACATCTGAAATCCGTGATGTCACAAAAGCCGAACGTTATGTGGAGGAGTCAATCTATCAGGCTGGTTCATGGAATACGTCACGTCGCATCATTATTCAGTCTACACGCCCAGCAGGTGAACTGTTCTTCACCCATGCCTTTTTCGTCACAAATTTAAGCGAAACTGCCTTTTCACCGGAAGCCATTCTCACGTCCTATCAAAAACGTGGCGCAATGGAAAACTTCATTAAAGAGGCGAAAGATGGCTTCGGATTCGATCAAATGAAAAGCCATGATTTCCAAGTGAACGAAGCACGCATGATGATCAGTTTACTCGCCTACAATTTAACGAATTGGTTACGTACATTAACGTTTCCATCTGCGAAAAATGGGCTTCAAATCCAAACCATTCGCACACGGTTAATTAAAGTTGCCAGTAAACTTGTAAAATCTGGTCGTTACCTGCATTTCAAATTAGCGTCCAGCTTCGTCTATGCGCGCTTCTTTTCAGACATTCTGACCAGAGTGCAGCAGCTTTCCACCAACTAG
- a CDS encoding DUF3784 domain-containing protein encodes MSGFVYFVLMLPFLIFAIVLSQGKGAFLLTGFHTMSQKEQQYDEKALAKFMGKIMYSYCFCLLLCAFSELWAIQWLLVMGLSLFVALTIFVLIYTNTGKRFQQ; translated from the coding sequence GTGAGCGGCTTTGTATATTTTGTGCTGATGCTACCATTTCTTATTTTTGCGATTGTTTTATCACAGGGGAAGGGAGCTTTTTTGCTAACAGGGTTTCATACAATGTCACAGAAGGAGCAACAATATGATGAAAAAGCACTAGCAAAATTTATGGGGAAGATTATGTATAGTTACTGCTTTTGCCTATTATTATGTGCTTTCAGTGAATTATGGGCAATACAATGGCTATTAGTAATGGGGCTTAGCCTATTTGTAGCACTCACTATTTTTGTGCTTATTTATACAAATACAGGCAAGCGCTTTCAACAATAA
- a CDS encoding alpha/beta hydrolase translates to MKKLLWLCCVLVLVGACTHKDARRDDDINKQFIGKWEGVIETPNGPLPIVVDLQNDSGTLSVPAQGLTNLPLQTISYTDNQVTIAMHINGSAITINGTLKDNQIEATFQQNGGTFPLILTAYQKQSITYEFLKIPVQQGDLTVAVQKASTSPSPVALIIAGSGPTDKDGNSALAGKNNSLKMLAEGLAKKGITTIRYDKRGLGDNQALVTKEEDSTFDQYVDDAVHILQTLLADPAYTGVHVIGHSEGSLIGLLAAQKTGVESFVSIAGAGRPLDEVLLEQLKGQLAPNLINESTNILAALKRGEQVATVSPQLQAVFRPSVQPFLISMLKHHPAAELAKVTGRVLIVQGTTDLQVKEADAEALKQGKQEAQLLYMEGMNHVLKKAPADRAGNLATYADPTRPLHEELLPAIQQFILNGK, encoded by the coding sequence ATGAAAAAATTATTATGGTTATGCTGTGTATTAGTGCTTGTGGGAGCATGCACGCACAAGGACGCAAGGAGGGATGATGATATAAATAAGCAATTTATTGGCAAATGGGAAGGCGTTATTGAAACACCAAATGGTCCGCTTCCTATTGTGGTGGATTTACAGAATGATAGCGGCACATTATCGGTTCCAGCACAGGGCTTGACAAATTTACCATTACAAACGATTAGCTATACAGATAATCAAGTAACGATAGCTATGCATATCAATGGCTCAGCCATTACGATTAACGGTACATTAAAAGACAACCAAATAGAGGCTACATTTCAACAAAATGGTGGTACATTTCCATTAATTTTAACCGCCTATCAAAAGCAGTCTATTACGTATGAATTCTTGAAGATACCTGTTCAGCAGGGTGATTTAACAGTAGCCGTACAAAAGGCGAGTACATCCCCATCACCAGTGGCATTAATTATCGCAGGCTCTGGGCCAACAGATAAGGATGGCAATTCCGCTTTAGCAGGTAAAAATAATAGCTTAAAAATGCTTGCAGAGGGCTTAGCAAAAAAGGGCATTACAACGATACGCTATGATAAACGAGGACTTGGTGATAACCAAGCACTTGTAACAAAAGAAGAGGACAGTACATTTGACCAATACGTGGATGATGCTGTCCACATTCTGCAAACATTATTAGCTGATCCAGCTTATACAGGCGTACACGTTATTGGGCATAGTGAAGGCTCTCTTATTGGCTTACTAGCAGCGCAAAAAACAGGTGTAGAGTCCTTTGTTTCCATTGCAGGTGCAGGAAGACCATTGGATGAAGTGCTGTTAGAGCAATTAAAGGGTCAGCTCGCACCAAATCTTATCAATGAATCAACAAATATTTTGGCAGCACTTAAACGGGGTGAACAAGTAGCAACAGTATCACCACAATTACAAGCTGTTTTTCGTCCATCTGTGCAGCCTTTCTTAATATCCATGCTAAAGCATCATCCTGCAGCGGAGCTTGCCAAAGTAACAGGTCGCGTATTAATCGTACAAGGAACAACGGATTTACAGGTCAAGGAAGCCGATGCTGAAGCATTAAAGCAGGGCAAACAAGAGGCACAGCTACTTTATATGGAGGGCATGAACCATGTGCTGAAAAAAGCACCAGCAGATCGGGCTGGCAATTTAGCAACCTATGCAGACCCCACACGCCCACTTCATGAAGAGTTGCTGCCAGCTATTCAACAATTTATTCTCAATGGAAAGTAG
- a CDS encoding carboxymuconolactone decarboxylase family protein, which produces MSERFTKGLETIKQYVTEEEAARMVESDALADIAPDLRKMIIEFAYGDVYARPGLDAKSRALVVITTVVTQGVAPQTKTHIQRGLHAGLTETEIVEALLQLVPYVGFPRVQNALTIAQQVFAEKMNKNMGNGSS; this is translated from the coding sequence ATGAGCGAACGTTTTACAAAGGGGCTTGAAACGATTAAACAGTATGTAACAGAGGAAGAAGCAGCAAGGATGGTTGAATCCGATGCATTGGCAGATATAGCCCCAGATTTACGAAAAATGATTATTGAATTTGCCTATGGGGATGTTTATGCAAGACCTGGGCTTGACGCAAAAAGTCGAGCACTTGTTGTGATTACAACGGTTGTGACACAGGGAGTAGCACCTCAAACTAAAACACATATACAGCGCGGCTTACATGCAGGTCTAACAGAAACAGAAATTGTAGAGGCACTTTTACAACTAGTGCCTTATGTTGGTTTCCCACGTGTACAAAATGCATTAACAATCGCACAGCAAGTTTTTGCAGAAAAAATGAATAAAAACATGGGAAATGGCTCATCATAA
- the argH gene encoding argininosuccinate lyase — protein MTKLWGGRFQKSAEAWVDEFGASIGFDQELVLEDLEGSVAHVTMLGATGILPAADVEAILDGLAQLKDKALAGELEFTVANEDIHLNLEKMLIDLIGPVGGKLHTGRSRNDQVATDMHLFLKKRVQEAIDLIAAFQHTLIEKAQEHIETIAPGYTHLQRAQPISFAHHLMAYFWMLERDKQRFTESIKRIDILPLGAGAMAGTTFPIDRLQSAELLGFSKVYANSMDAVSDRDFIVEFLSNSSLLMAHLSRFAEEIIIWSTDEFKFIELDDAFSTGSSIMPQKKNPDMAELIRGKTGRVYGNLMGLLTVLKGTPLTYNKDMQEDKEGMFDTVHTILGSLKIFEGMVRTMTVNTERLQQAVHADFSNATELADYLATKGMPFREAHEVTGKLVFTCIQKGIYLLDLPLDEMQKESALIEEDIYDVLAPEAAVRRRHSLGGTGFEQVKIQIEQAQACLA, from the coding sequence ATGACAAAACTTTGGGGTGGGCGTTTTCAAAAGTCGGCAGAAGCATGGGTAGATGAGTTTGGCGCATCTATTGGCTTTGACCAGGAGCTTGTGCTAGAGGACCTTGAAGGTAGTGTTGCACATGTTACAATGCTTGGTGCAACAGGCATTTTACCAGCAGCTGACGTTGAAGCTATCTTAGATGGTCTTGCCCAATTAAAAGACAAGGCATTAGCTGGTGAGCTTGAATTTACCGTTGCTAATGAAGATATCCACTTAAATTTAGAAAAAATGTTAATTGATTTAATCGGTCCTGTTGGCGGCAAACTGCATACAGGTCGTAGCCGTAATGACCAAGTAGCAACAGATATGCATCTTTTCTTGAAAAAACGTGTACAGGAAGCAATTGATTTAATTGCAGCATTCCAACACACATTAATAGAGAAAGCACAGGAGCATATCGAAACGATTGCACCAGGCTATACACATTTACAGCGTGCGCAGCCTATCTCCTTTGCCCATCATTTAATGGCCTATTTTTGGATGCTAGAGCGTGATAAACAGCGCTTCACAGAATCCATCAAACGCATTGATATTTTGCCATTAGGTGCAGGGGCAATGGCAGGTACTACATTCCCAATCGACCGCTTACAATCAGCGGAGCTGCTTGGCTTTAGCAAGGTTTATGCAAACTCGATGGATGCTGTAAGTGACCGTGACTTTATTGTTGAATTTTTAAGTAATTCATCATTGCTCATGGCACATCTGTCACGCTTTGCAGAGGAAATTATTATATGGTCAACGGATGAATTTAAGTTTATCGAGCTGGATGATGCTTTTTCAACAGGCTCATCCATTATGCCACAAAAGAAAAATCCTGATATGGCAGAGCTAATTCGCGGTAAAACAGGTCGTGTCTATGGCAACCTCATGGGCTTATTAACGGTGTTAAAAGGTACACCATTAACATACAATAAAGATATGCAGGAGGACAAGGAAGGCATGTTCGATACCGTCCATACAATCCTTGGCTCACTTAAAATCTTTGAAGGTATGGTGCGTACAATGACAGTCAATACAGAACGTTTACAACAAGCTGTCCATGCTGACTTCTCAAATGCCACAGAGCTTGCAGATTATCTGGCTACAAAGGGTATGCCATTCCGTGAGGCACATGAGGTAACAGGAAAACTTGTCTTTACCTGTATTCAAAAGGGCATTTACTTGTTAGATTTACCGCTTGATGAGATGCAAAAGGAAAGTGCGCTGATTGAAGAAGATATTTATGATGTCTTAGCGCCAGAAGCGGCTGTTCGCCGTCGTCATTCCTTGGGAGGCACTGGTTTCGAGCAGGTTAAAATCCAAATTGAGCAAGCACAAGCCTGTCTTGCCTAA
- a CDS encoding argininosuccinate synthase codes for MTNKKVVLAYSGGLDTSVAIPWLKEQGWDVIAVCLDVGEGKDLEFIKNKALQVGAIESYMVDAKDEFAEEYALISLQAHTWYEQKYPLVSALSRPLISKKLVEIANQVGADAVAHGCTGKGNDQVRFEVSIKALNPDLEVLAPVREWGWSRDEEIEYAIKHNVPVPATLDSPFSIDQNLWGRANEAGIMEDPWVAPPEEAYGLTKAIENTPDTPEFVEIEFVAGKPVALNGEEMKLADLIQQLNAIAGEHGVGRIDHVENRLVGIKSREVYEIPGAKVLLTAHKELEDLTLVKELAHFKPVIEQKLSELIYDGLWFSPLRDALEAFLAQSQQYVNGTVRVKLFKGHAIVEGRKSPNSLYNEKLATYSKEDQFNHASAVGFIELWGLPTVVNASVNKK; via the coding sequence ATGACAAATAAAAAAGTTGTATTAGCATATTCAGGTGGACTGGATACTTCAGTCGCAATTCCATGGTTAAAGGAGCAAGGCTGGGACGTTATTGCCGTATGTCTTGATGTTGGTGAAGGAAAAGACCTTGAATTTATTAAAAATAAAGCATTACAAGTTGGCGCAATTGAGTCTTATATGGTAGATGCAAAGGATGAGTTCGCTGAGGAATATGCATTAATTTCATTGCAGGCACATACATGGTATGAGCAAAAATATCCATTAGTATCAGCACTTTCTCGTCCACTTATTTCAAAAAAATTAGTGGAAATTGCAAACCAAGTAGGCGCGGACGCTGTTGCTCATGGTTGCACAGGGAAAGGGAATGACCAAGTTCGTTTTGAAGTTTCCATTAAAGCATTAAATCCTGACTTAGAGGTTTTAGCACCTGTACGTGAGTGGGGCTGGAGCCGCGATGAGGAAATCGAATATGCGATTAAGCATAATGTACCAGTTCCTGCAACATTGGATTCTCCATTTTCTATTGACCAAAACTTATGGGGGCGTGCGAATGAAGCGGGCATTATGGAAGACCCTTGGGTTGCACCACCAGAGGAGGCATATGGCTTAACAAAGGCAATTGAAAACACGCCAGATACACCAGAATTCGTTGAAATTGAATTTGTTGCTGGGAAGCCTGTTGCTTTAAATGGCGAAGAAATGAAGCTAGCAGATTTAATCCAACAATTAAATGCCATTGCAGGTGAGCATGGTGTTGGACGTATTGACCATGTGGAAAATCGTCTTGTTGGTATTAAATCACGTGAAGTATATGAAATCCCGGGGGCAAAGGTGCTACTAACAGCACATAAAGAGCTGGAAGATTTAACGCTTGTAAAGGAATTAGCACATTTTAAGCCAGTGATTGAGCAAAAGCTTTCTGAATTAATTTACGACGGCTTATGGTTCTCACCATTACGTGATGCACTTGAGGCGTTCCTTGCACAATCACAGCAATATGTAAATGGTACAGTGCGTGTGAAACTATTCAAAGGTCATGCCATTGTGGAAGGGCGTAAATCACCAAATTCCTTATACAATGAAAAACTGGCAACATACTCGAAGGAAGATCAATTCAACCATGCTTCCGCTGTAGGCTTTATTGAGCTATGGGGTCTACCAACTGTAGTGAATGCATCTGTTAATAAAAAGTAA
- a CDS encoding SDR family NAD(P)-dependent oxidoreductase, translated as MRNKTIFVTGATSGVGLKITELLVAQGHTVYATGRNAVALKALERLGANVIQADLSNLAAIDKVCAQLPLLDVAILSAGVGKFEIAPALSDQAIAQMLELNIAVPIYLTKRLAATMMQRQQGHFIFLGSQAGKVATPKASVYAATKHALVGFTNGLRMELAPYHIHVTVIHPGPIDTPFLDKASDDHGYRASLGKLLLSAEEVAQATVKTIERPVREVNLPKIMGLTSKLYALAPATIEFLGKSFFHKK; from the coding sequence ATGAGGAACAAAACGATTTTCGTTACAGGTGCAACAAGCGGTGTTGGCTTGAAAATTACAGAATTACTAGTAGCACAGGGGCATACCGTTTATGCAACGGGTCGCAATGCAGTGGCATTAAAAGCATTGGAGCGCTTAGGAGCCAATGTTATCCAAGCTGATTTAAGCAATTTAGCTGCTATTGATAAGGTTTGTGCACAGCTACCTTTACTGGATGTCGCAATTTTATCAGCAGGTGTAGGGAAATTTGAGATTGCCCCAGCTTTATCAGATCAGGCAATTGCACAAATGCTTGAGCTAAATATTGCTGTGCCCATCTATCTTACCAAACGTTTAGCAGCCACAATGATGCAGCGTCAGCAAGGGCATTTCATTTTTCTCGGCTCACAGGCAGGAAAGGTTGCCACACCAAAGGCGAGTGTCTATGCAGCAACAAAGCATGCATTAGTTGGCTTTACGAATGGGCTGCGTATGGAATTAGCACCTTATCATATCCATGTCACTGTGATTCATCCAGGTCCTATTGATACGCCTTTTTTAGATAAGGCAAGCGATGACCATGGCTACCGAGCATCTTTAGGCAAATTGTTATTGTCCGCTGAGGAGGTGGCACAGGCGACCGTGAAAACGATTGAACGTCCTGTACGTGAGGTCAACTTACCCAAAATTATGGGACTAACGAGCAAGCTTTATGCACTAGCTCCAGCCACCATTGAATTTTTAGGCAAATCATTTTTCCATAAAAAATAA
- a CDS encoding MBL fold metallo-hydrolase, which translates to MNSYSLVREKGETTLSIYKIEIPTPYAVGDVNAFIVKGDALSIFDVGPKTMEAYDALKWGIRAAGFEMRDIEQVVLTHHHPDHAGWVDAFPYAEILGHAYNDKWLRHDEDFLRYHEQFYSERLLEHGVPQQYIPTSVHVRRELELVGERPLTQILMDGDEVPGHPGLKAIETLGHAQSHFIFWDEKTHHVIGGDLLLEKITPNPLIEPPLDRTVGRTKSLLQYNASLEILRQLPVKMMHTGHGAELEGIPALIDQRLERQHQQSMKVYELMGDDELTVVQVTERLYPAIFQRQLGLTLSKTLGHLDYLEAHQLVTSTKTAEGIYLFTRKQADR; encoded by the coding sequence ATGAATTCGTATTCACTAGTGCGTGAAAAGGGGGAAACAACTTTGTCTATTTACAAAATAGAAATACCAACGCCCTATGCAGTAGGAGATGTTAATGCATTTATTGTCAAGGGGGATGCACTAAGCATTTTTGATGTTGGACCAAAAACAATGGAAGCCTATGATGCGTTGAAATGGGGGATTCGAGCAGCTGGCTTTGAGATGCGCGATATCGAACAAGTTGTCTTAACCCACCATCATCCAGATCATGCTGGATGGGTAGATGCCTTTCCATATGCAGAAATTTTAGGACATGCCTACAATGATAAATGGCTGCGGCATGATGAAGATTTTTTACGCTATCATGAGCAATTTTACAGTGAGCGTTTATTAGAGCACGGTGTTCCACAACAGTATATTCCAACAAGTGTCCATGTTCGCCGCGAATTAGAGCTTGTTGGGGAACGCCCATTAACACAAATTTTAATGGACGGAGATGAAGTGCCTGGTCACCCAGGATTAAAGGCAATTGAAACATTGGGACATGCACAAAGCCATTTTATTTTCTGGGATGAAAAAACACATCATGTTATTGGTGGGGATTTATTGCTTGAAAAAATTACGCCTAATCCATTAATCGAGCCACCATTGGATCGTACCGTAGGACGTACAAAATCATTGCTGCAATATAATGCCTCGCTTGAAATTTTGCGTCAATTGCCTGTAAAAATGATGCATACAGGACATGGGGCAGAGCTGGAGGGTATTCCAGCATTGATTGATCAGCGACTTGAACGTCAGCATCAGCAGTCGATGAAGGTTTATGAATTAATGGGGGATGATGAATTAACGGTTGTGCAAGTAACAGAGCGTTTATATCCTGCCATTTTCCAGCGTCAGCTTGGCTTAACATTATCAAAAACACTTGGTCATTTAGATTATTTAGAGGCACATCAATTAGTGACATCGACAAAAACAGCAGAGGGCATTTATTTATTTACAAGAAAGCAGGCTGATCGATGA
- the proC gene encoding pyrroline-5-carboxylate reductase, producing MKKIVFIGAGSMAEALMQGWIKQNVLTAQEIYITNRSDKERLQFLHETYGVNKVDDPAIYQQADVIILAMKPKDAIVAMRELKSKITAQSAVVSVLAGVSIDTITQFLGERPIARVMPNTSATIGMSASGIAFNDKVSATQRTMFLELLEAIGSVIEVNEDQLHAVTALSGSGPAYIYYLMEAFERVGTKVGLSKDTVRLLMTQTLAGSAEMLKQSTDEPDVLRKKVTSPGGTTEAGIQALEQHQFHEAIEACIKEAEARSRSLANG from the coding sequence ATGAAAAAAATAGTATTTATTGGTGCAGGTTCAATGGCTGAGGCGTTGATGCAAGGCTGGATTAAGCAAAATGTGCTAACCGCACAGGAAATTTACATTACGAATCGTTCTGATAAGGAGCGTTTACAGTTTTTACATGAAACATATGGGGTGAATAAGGTGGATGACCCTGCTATTTATCAGCAGGCAGACGTCATTATTTTGGCGATGAAACCAAAGGATGCGATTGTGGCAATGCGTGAATTAAAATCGAAAATTACAGCTCAATCTGCTGTGGTATCGGTGCTAGCAGGTGTTTCCATCGATACGATTACACAATTTTTAGGTGAACGCCCTATCGCACGTGTGATGCCAAATACCTCTGCGACAATCGGTATGTCCGCAAGTGGCATCGCCTTTAATGACAAAGTATCTGCCACACAGCGGACAATGTTCCTTGAATTGCTAGAGGCGATTGGCTCTGTTATCGAAGTCAATGAAGATCAATTACATGCAGTAACAGCTCTTTCAGGTAGTGGTCCTGCTTATATTTATTATTTAATGGAGGCTTTTGAACGAGTAGGCACAAAGGTGGGACTATCTAAAGATACAGTACGACTACTTATGACACAAACACTTGCTGGTAGTGCTGAAATGCTCAAGCAATCCACAGATGAACCTGATGTTTTACGCAAAAAGGTCACAAGCCCAGGAGGCACAACAGAGGCTGGTATTCAAGCATTAGAGCAACATCAATTCCATGAAGCTATTGAGGCATGCATTAAAGAAGCAGAAGCCCGATCTCGTTCACTTGCAAATGGCTAG
- the namA gene encoding NADPH dehydrogenase NamA: MSKLFEPYQLQSITLKNRVVMAPMCMYSAQEDGLVTPFHLVHYATRAAGQVGLIIVEATGVVPEGRISNKDLGIWDDAHIEGLRQLVDGMKAYGAKAGIQLAHAGRKATVDGEIFAPSAIAFSEDYKTPTAMTEDDIHHVIEAFKQAAIRAAKAGFDVLEIHGAHGYLISEFLSPATNKRQDQYGGSQENRYRILRQVIDAVRSVWEGPLLVRVSAEDYAEDGTTMEDFIIFSRWMKSQGVDLIDVSTGGVVQAAIHAFPGYQVPHAEAIKHGANIPTGAVGLITTAIQAEEILQNNRADLIFLARALLREPYWPLHAAKALGEDIQPPVQYVRGW, encoded by the coding sequence TTGAGCAAATTATTCGAACCTTATCAACTACAATCCATTACTTTAAAAAATCGTGTTGTGATGGCGCCGATGTGTATGTATTCTGCACAGGAGGATGGGCTTGTTACACCCTTCCATCTCGTACACTATGCAACACGCGCAGCAGGTCAAGTAGGGCTTATAATTGTTGAAGCAACAGGTGTTGTCCCTGAAGGTCGTATTTCCAATAAGGATTTAGGTATTTGGGATGATGCACATATCGAAGGTTTACGTCAATTAGTGGATGGGATGAAAGCATATGGCGCAAAAGCAGGCATTCAGCTTGCACATGCGGGGCGTAAAGCGACGGTAGATGGCGAAATCTTTGCTCCATCCGCTATTGCCTTTAGTGAAGATTACAAAACACCAACGGCAATGACAGAGGATGATATTCATCATGTTATCGAAGCCTTTAAGCAAGCAGCTATCCGCGCAGCCAAGGCAGGCTTCGATGTGCTCGAAATACACGGAGCACATGGCTATTTAATCAGTGAATTTTTATCGCCTGCAACGAATAAACGTCAGGATCAATATGGTGGCTCACAGGAAAATCGTTATCGTATATTGCGCCAAGTGATTGATGCCGTACGTAGTGTATGGGAAGGACCTTTACTTGTCCGTGTTTCTGCGGAGGACTATGCAGAGGATGGTACAACAATGGAGGACTTTATTATCTTTAGTCGCTGGATGAAATCACAAGGCGTTGATTTGATTGATGTATCAACAGGCGGGGTTGTGCAAGCAGCTATCCATGCATTCCCAGGCTACCAAGTACCACATGCAGAGGCCATTAAGCATGGGGCAAATATTCCAACTGGTGCAGTTGGTCTGATTACAACAGCTATTCAAGCAGAGGAAATTTTACAAAACAACCGTGCCGATTTAATTTTCCTTGCGCGTGCTTTACTACGAGAGCCTTATTGGCCGCTCCATGCTGCAAAAGCGTTGGGCGAGGATATTCAACCACCTGTACAATATGTGCGAGGCTGGTAA
- a CDS encoding DUF1450 domain-containing protein, with the protein MVFSLFKRKKEPQLMKNRVEFCITNLSLGAADAYDVLMERDDIEVEESGCTSHCEVCEQGLFAIVNGEIITADHAEALVQAIEEELKQNPLL; encoded by the coding sequence ATGGTATTTTCGCTATTTAAAAGGAAAAAAGAGCCACAGCTTATGAAAAATAGAGTGGAGTTTTGCATTACAAACCTATCACTAGGTGCAGCAGATGCCTATGATGTATTGATGGAGCGTGATGATATCGAGGTGGAGGAATCGGGCTGTACCTCGCACTGTGAAGTTTGTGAGCAGGGTTTGTTTGCTATTGTCAACGGAGAAATCATTACCGCAGATCATGCTGAGGCATTGGTACAGGCAATTGAAGAAGAACTAAAGCAAAACCCTCTTTTATAA